In Bacteroidia bacterium, the following are encoded in one genomic region:
- a CDS encoding 2-C-methyl-D-erythritol 2,4-cyclodiphosphate synthase codes for MLRIGQGFDVHQLKTGLPLIIGGVSIPHSKGIVAHSDGDVLIHAICDALLGAANLGDIGKHFPDTSSEFKGIDSKILLEKTAGLIRKQGFEINNIDCTLCLEKPKIMPFIEKMKEQISITAGISIDEISIKATTNEKLGYIGREEGVSAMAIVLLIKNRI; via the coding sequence ATACTAAGAATTGGACAAGGATTTGACGTTCACCAATTAAAAACAGGTTTACCTTTAATTATTGGAGGAGTTTCTATTCCTCATTCTAAAGGAATTGTGGCACATTCTGATGGTGATGTACTTATTCATGCAATTTGCGATGCATTATTAGGTGCAGCAAATCTTGGAGATATTGGCAAACATTTTCCTGATACTTCTTCAGAATTTAAAGGAATTGACAGTAAAATTCTTTTAGAAAAAACAGCTGGTTTAATTCGTAAGCAAGGTTTTGAAATAAATAATATTGACTGCACTCTATGTCTTGAGAAACCTAAAATAATGCCTTTTATTGAAAAAATGAAAGAACAAATCTCAATAACTGCCGGCATTAGTATTGATGAAATTTCTATTAAAGCTACCACCAATGAAAAGCTTGGTTACATTGGACGTGAAGAAGGTGTTAGTGCTATGGCAATAGTTTTACTTATTAAAAACAGGATTTAG